From a region of the Basfia succiniciproducens genome:
- the proC gene encoding pyrroline-5-carboxylate reductase, giving the protein MKNKLITFIGGGNMAQAIVFGLLNKGYSAAKLIVCDRNEAKRNLFAQKGVEVNLTNVEAAEKAEVVVLAVKPQAMAETCGPLSAVDFSGKLVISIAAAVSVSRLSALLPTAKNIVRVMPNTPALVSEGMAGLFASTGLNGEYQDFAEDLLNAVGKTCWLQKEEDMHAVTAGSGSSPAYFFLFMEAMEKTLSSMGISPENARTLVQQSALGAAKMVENNPQLPLSTLRENVTSKGGTTAAALAVFNQYQLDKIVQQAMEACVARSQEMEKLF; this is encoded by the coding sequence ATGAAAAATAAATTGATCACCTTTATCGGTGGCGGAAATATGGCGCAGGCGATAGTGTTCGGATTGTTGAATAAAGGATATTCGGCGGCAAAATTAATTGTTTGCGATCGTAATGAGGCTAAACGCAACTTATTTGCCCAAAAAGGCGTTGAGGTCAATTTAACGAATGTAGAGGCGGCGGAAAAAGCGGAAGTAGTGGTGCTTGCGGTAAAACCTCAGGCGATGGCGGAAACCTGCGGCCCATTAAGCGCGGTGGATTTTAGCGGAAAATTGGTCATTTCCATTGCTGCCGCAGTTTCCGTAAGCCGTTTATCGGCGCTGCTTCCAACGGCGAAAAATATTGTGCGGGTAATGCCGAACACGCCGGCGCTGGTGTCGGAGGGCATGGCGGGTTTATTTGCATCGACAGGGCTTAACGGGGAATATCAGGATTTCGCTGAAGATTTGCTGAATGCGGTAGGGAAAACCTGCTGGCTACAAAAAGAAGAGGATATGCACGCCGTTACCGCAGGATCCGGCTCAAGCCCCGCTTATTTCTTTCTATTTATGGAAGCTATGGAAAAAACATTATCAAGCATGGGAATTTCACCGGAAAATGCCCGCACTTTGGTGCAGCAGTCCGCTTTAGGTGCGGCGAAAATGGTGGAAAACAATCCGCAGCTGCCCCTTTCGACATTACGCGAAAATGTCACTTCAAAAGGCGGAACCACTGCGGCGGCGTTGGCGGTGTTTAATCAATATCAATTAGATAAAATCGTGCAACAGGCGATGGAAGCCTGCGTTGCCCGTTCTCAGGAAATGGAAAAATTATTTTAA
- a CDS encoding iron-containing alcohol dehydrogenase: MSTYYFLPTRNVFGENAVEEVGELMRSLGGNRPLIVTDGFLAQSGMAEQLATILRGAGLEPIIFGGAEPNPTDKNVESGIAFYHDHNCDCIISLGGGSSHDCAKGIGLIASNGGRIQDYEGVDRSTNPMVPLMAVNTTAGTASEITRFCIITDTARKVKMAIVDWRVTPQIAVNDPLLMKGMPAGLTAATGMDALTHAIEAYVSTAANPLTDAAALMAISMIQQYLPKAVANGDYMKARDKMAYAQYLAGIAFNNASLGYVHAMAHQLGGFYNLPHGVCNAILLPYVEEFNLIGNLNRFRDIANAMGENIQGLSTDDAALKAIAAIRRLSKQVGIPANLKVLGVKPEDFDVMAENAMKDVCMLTNPRKATKQQVIEIFQRAYDGD, encoded by the coding sequence ATGTCAACATATTACTTTTTACCAACCAGAAACGTATTCGGAGAAAACGCTGTTGAAGAAGTCGGCGAGTTAATGAGAAGCTTGGGCGGCAACCGACCGCTCATCGTGACCGACGGCTTTCTTGCTCAAAGCGGCATGGCGGAACAACTCGCCACCATCCTAAGAGGTGCCGGCTTAGAGCCTATTATCTTCGGCGGTGCGGAACCTAACCCGACGGATAAAAACGTGGAAAGCGGTATCGCCTTCTATCACGACCATAACTGCGATTGTATTATTTCTTTAGGCGGCGGCTCATCTCACGACTGCGCGAAAGGTATCGGTTTAATTGCCAGTAACGGCGGTCGCATTCAGGATTATGAAGGCGTGGATCGTTCAACCAACCCGATGGTGCCGTTAATGGCGGTAAACACCACTGCCGGTACCGCTTCCGAAATCACCCGCTTTTGTATCATCACAGATACGGCCCGCAAAGTAAAAATGGCGATTGTGGACTGGCGCGTTACTCCGCAAATTGCGGTAAACGATCCGCTGCTGATGAAAGGCATGCCGGCGGGTTTAACAGCCGCAACCGGTATGGATGCTCTCACTCATGCCATTGAAGCCTATGTTTCTACCGCAGCCAATCCGCTTACGGATGCCGCAGCTTTAATGGCGATTTCCATGATCCAGCAATATTTGCCGAAAGCCGTGGCAAACGGGGATTACATGAAAGCCCGCGATAAAATGGCCTACGCCCAATACTTAGCGGGTATCGCATTCAACAACGCTTCCTTAGGTTACGTACACGCAATGGCGCACCAGTTAGGCGGTTTCTATAACCTGCCGCACGGTGTTTGTAACGCAATTTTACTGCCTTATGTGGAAGAATTTAACCTAATCGGCAACCTCAACCGCTTCCGTGATATTGCCAACGCAATGGGTGAAAACATCCAGGGCTTGAGTACCGATGACGCAGCGCTCAAAGCCATCGCCGCGATCCGTCGACTAAGCAAACAGGTAGGCATTCCTGCCAACTTAAAAGTACTCGGCGTTAAACCGGAAGACTTTGACGTCATGGCTGAAAATGCAATGAAAGACGTTTGCATGCTCACCAACCCGCGCAAAGCTACCAAACAACAGGTTATCGAAATCTTCCAACGCGCCTATGACGGCGATTAA
- a CDS encoding pyridoxal phosphate-dependent aminotransferase, translated as MELFPKSNKLEHVCYDIRGPVHKAALRLEEEGHKILKLNIGNPAPFGFEAPDEILIDVIRNLPTAQGYCDSKGLYSARKAIVQYYQSKGIHGATVNDVYIGNGASELITMAMQALLNDGDEVLVPMPDYPLWTAAVTLAGGKAVHYLCDEEQDWFPAIDDIKSKITSRTKAIVIINPNNPTGAVYSKELLLEIAEIARQNGLLIFSDEIYDKILYDGAVHHHIAGLAPDLLTITMNGLSKAYRICGFRQGWMILNGPKDKARGYIEGLDMIASMRLCANVPMQHAIQTALGGYQSINELIVPGGRLYEQRNRAYELLNQIPGVSCVKPMGALYMFPKIDIKKFNIYDDEKLVLDLLAQEKVLLVHGRGFNWHAPDHFRIVTLPYVHQIEEALSKFARFMENYHQ; from the coding sequence ATGGAACTCTTTCCTAAATCGAATAAATTAGAACATGTCTGTTATGATATTCGCGGCCCCGTGCATAAAGCGGCGCTTCGTTTAGAAGAAGAAGGTCACAAAATTTTAAAACTGAATATCGGCAACCCCGCGCCTTTCGGTTTTGAAGCGCCCGACGAAATTCTGATTGATGTTATCCGCAATTTACCGACCGCACAAGGCTATTGCGATTCCAAAGGGCTATATTCCGCCCGTAAAGCTATTGTGCAATACTACCAATCAAAAGGTATTCACGGCGCTACGGTAAATGACGTGTATATCGGTAACGGCGCCTCGGAACTAATTACAATGGCAATGCAGGCGCTTTTAAACGACGGCGACGAAGTGCTGGTGCCAATGCCTGACTACCCGTTATGGACTGCGGCGGTAACCTTGGCAGGCGGTAAAGCGGTACATTATCTTTGTGATGAAGAACAGGATTGGTTCCCGGCTATCGATGATATTAAAAGCAAAATCACCTCCCGCACCAAAGCCATTGTTATTATTAATCCTAACAATCCGACCGGTGCGGTTTATAGCAAAGAACTTTTATTGGAAATTGCCGAAATCGCACGGCAAAACGGTTTATTAATTTTCTCTGATGAAATTTATGACAAAATTTTATATGACGGCGCGGTTCACCACCATATTGCGGGCTTAGCGCCCGATTTATTAACCATCACCATGAACGGTTTGTCCAAAGCCTATCGCATTTGCGGTTTCCGTCAGGGTTGGATGATTTTAAACGGGCCTAAAGATAAAGCACGCGGCTATATCGAAGGGTTAGACATGATCGCCTCAATGCGGTTATGTGCGAACGTGCCGATGCAACATGCCATCCAAACTGCGTTAGGCGGTTATCAAAGTATTAACGAATTGATTGTGCCCGGCGGTCGTTTGTACGAACAACGCAACCGCGCCTATGAATTATTAAATCAAATTCCCGGCGTAAGTTGCGTAAAACCGATGGGCGCACTTTATATGTTCCCGAAAATCGACATTAAAAAATTCAATATTTATGACGATGAAAAACTCGTGCTCGATTTGCTGGCGCAGGAAAAGGTGTTGTTAGTTCACGGTAGAGGCTTTAACTGGCACGCGCCTGACCACTTCCGAATCGTTACTCTGCCTTATGTGCATCAAATTGAAGAGGCCTTGAGCAAATTCGCCCGATTTATGGAAAACTATCATCAATAA
- a CDS encoding 3-phenylpropionate MFS transporter: MNVRPFTWLALSYFGYYCAYGVLVPFLPVWLKSQNYGTELIGAVIASSYLFRFLGGIFFPSRVKRANQILSALRLLAWANVFVITAMAFVSESFWLIFIAIAVFSMVNAAGMPLTDSMATTWQRQIRLDYGKARLIGSAAFVVGVTVFGSLIGAIGEQYIISILIGLFGLYAVLQMVPPQPKPADEDKNSAKSAVGFGELLKKPTHLRLIIAAMLIQGSHAGYYVYSVIYWTNRGIAVETTSLLWGLGVIAEILLFFFSGRLFRNWSVNAIFYLSAAAAALRWGAFSYTDALWQIALLQCLHSLTFAALHYAMVRYIGMQPQNAMVRLQSLYSGLASCASVALLTALAGIIYPISSHWVFLVMMICALIALFVIPRKPTNA, from the coding sequence ATGAACGTTCGTCCTTTTACTTGGCTGGCGCTAAGTTATTTCGGTTATTATTGCGCTTACGGCGTGCTGGTTCCTTTTTTACCAGTGTGGTTAAAATCGCAAAATTACGGCACCGAATTAATCGGCGCGGTTATTGCTTCCTCTTATCTTTTCCGTTTTCTAGGCGGTATTTTCTTTCCTTCCCGGGTAAAACGGGCGAATCAAATTTTATCCGCCTTAAGATTATTGGCTTGGGCTAATGTTTTTGTTATTACTGCGATGGCGTTTGTGTCGGAAAGTTTCTGGTTGATTTTTATTGCTATCGCCGTTTTCAGCATGGTTAATGCTGCCGGGATGCCTTTAACGGATTCAATGGCGACCACCTGGCAACGCCAGATTAGGTTGGATTACGGCAAGGCGCGGCTTATCGGGTCGGCGGCTTTTGTGGTGGGCGTCACTGTGTTCGGTTCTTTAATCGGCGCTATCGGCGAGCAATATATTATCAGCATATTAATCGGTTTATTCGGTCTATATGCCGTTTTACAAATGGTACCGCCTCAGCCGAAACCGGCGGATGAAGATAAAAATTCGGCAAAAAGTGCGGTCGGTTTTGGCGAACTTTTGAAAAAACCGACTCATTTGAGGTTAATTATTGCCGCCATGTTAATTCAGGGATCTCATGCGGGTTATTATGTTTATAGCGTTATTTATTGGACAAATCGGGGTATCGCCGTTGAAACTACCAGTTTGTTATGGGGATTAGGCGTTATTGCGGAAATCCTGTTGTTCTTTTTCTCCGGTCGTTTATTTAGAAATTGGTCGGTGAACGCTATTTTTTATTTGTCGGCAGCCGCCGCTGCGTTGCGTTGGGGGGCGTTCAGCTACACTGACGCATTATGGCAAATCGCCTTATTGCAATGTTTACACAGCCTCACTTTTGCCGCTCTGCATTATGCCATGGTGCGCTATATCGGCATGCAGCCGCAAAACGCTATGGTGCGTTTGCAATCTTTGTACAGCGGTTTGGCAAGTTGCGCTTCCGTAGCGTTATTGACCGCTTTAGCCGGCATAATCTACCCCATCTCAAGTCATTGGGTATTTTTGGTGATGATGATTTGTGCGTTGATCGCATTATTTGTGATTCCGCGCAAGCCGACAAACGCATAA
- the rdgC gene encoding recombination-associated protein RdgC, producing the protein MYWFKNAMIYKLTKELDWSEDKLQQNLAQCAYHPCGQSDMSKFGWTTPLRGAELFCFSVGKQILLVAHKEEKIIPAHVIKRELDNRINELEEKENRKLKKTEKQALKDDVVSVLLPRAFSKNQQTAIWIDTEKNLIYVDAASSKRAEDVLALLRKSLGSLPVVPLAFANEPSMVMTDWIIKNYMPQWLVPLEEAELKAADDRGIIRCKNQALDSEEMISHLQAGKFVTKLALEWEEHLTFVLNDDGTLKRLKFADMIREKNDDILKEDFAQRFDADFILMTGELAKLTENLIEHFGGEKNRL; encoded by the coding sequence ATGTACTGGTTCAAAAATGCAATGATTTATAAGCTCACTAAAGAGCTCGATTGGTCGGAAGATAAACTTCAACAAAATCTGGCGCAATGCGCCTATCACCCTTGCGGTCAATCGGATATGAGCAAATTCGGCTGGACAACGCCGTTGCGCGGTGCCGAACTATTCTGCTTTTCAGTGGGTAAACAAATTTTATTGGTAGCTCACAAGGAAGAAAAAATAATTCCCGCGCATGTAATAAAACGGGAATTAGATAACAGAATCAATGAATTAGAAGAAAAAGAAAACCGCAAACTGAAAAAAACCGAAAAGCAGGCGCTGAAAGACGATGTGGTATCGGTGCTGTTACCCCGCGCATTCAGTAAAAATCAACAAACGGCGATTTGGATCGATACCGAAAAAAATTTAATTTATGTCGACGCGGCTTCAAGCAAACGTGCCGAAGATGTGCTCGCTTTATTACGGAAATCTTTAGGCTCGCTCCCGGTGGTACCTCTTGCCTTTGCTAATGAGCCAAGCATGGTGATGACCGATTGGATCATTAAAAACTATATGCCGCAATGGCTGGTTCCCTTAGAAGAAGCCGAGCTTAAAGCGGCTGACGACAGAGGCATTATTCGCTGCAAAAATCAAGCTTTGGACAGCGAAGAAATGATCTCTCACTTGCAGGCGGGCAAATTTGTGACCAAACTTGCCCTTGAATGGGAAGAGCATTTAACCTTTGTATTAAATGACGACGGCACCTTAAAACGGTTGAAATTTGCCGACATGATTCGTGAAAAAAACGATGATATTTTAAAAGAAGACTTTGCCCAACGCTTTGATGCCGATTTTATTTTGATGACCGGCGAATTGGCAAAGTTGACGGAAAATCTTATTGAGCATTTTGGCGGTGAAAAAAACCGTTTATAG
- the nhaA gene encoding Na+/H+ antiporter NhaA: MAQIQRFFKMGSASGILLFFFALLAMIFANTSLNNFYFNFLDIPVSVQFGEFMINKTLLHWINDGFMAVFFVLVGLEVKREMLEGSLSRYQLAIFPAVAAIGGMIVPALIYYLITNQHPELSNGWAIPMATDIAFALGIVALLGTRVPLPLKVFLLALAIIDDLGAIVVIAVFFSEELSIQALSVAIVAIAGLITLNRMKVGHLCAYLIFGLILWAAVLKSGVHATLAGVIIGFCIPQKDSEGKSPLHTFEHILTPWCSFFVLPLFAFANAGVSLGTINTDMIFSTLPLGIALGLIVGKPLGVFSFSYFSVKLGIAKLPEGIKWKQVFAIAILCGIGFTMSMFLAGLAFTDGQSDSLINTLSRLGILLGSSVSAILGYLLLKSTTK, from the coding sequence ATGGCTCAAATCCAGCGCTTTTTTAAGATGGGCTCGGCAAGTGGCATTTTATTATTTTTCTTTGCATTATTAGCAATGATTTTTGCTAATACGTCTTTGAATAATTTTTATTTTAACTTTTTGGACATTCCTGTTAGCGTTCAGTTTGGCGAATTTATGATCAACAAAACCCTGTTACACTGGATTAATGACGGGTTTATGGCGGTTTTCTTCGTACTCGTAGGGCTTGAAGTAAAACGAGAAATGCTTGAGGGTTCGCTTTCCCGCTATCAACTGGCTATTTTTCCGGCGGTTGCCGCCATCGGCGGTATGATTGTGCCGGCTCTCATCTATTACTTAATCACCAATCAACACCCGGAATTAAGTAACGGCTGGGCTATTCCAATGGCGACGGATATTGCCTTTGCTTTAGGGATTGTCGCATTGCTCGGCACTCGCGTACCTTTGCCGTTGAAAGTCTTTTTGCTGGCGTTAGCTATTATTGACGACTTAGGCGCTATCGTAGTTATTGCCGTTTTCTTCTCCGAGGAATTGAGTATTCAGGCGCTAAGCGTAGCAATTGTGGCGATAGCCGGCTTAATTACCCTCAACCGTATGAAAGTGGGACATTTATGCGCCTATTTAATTTTCGGCTTAATTTTATGGGCTGCGGTATTAAAATCCGGCGTTCATGCAACTCTTGCCGGTGTAATTATCGGTTTCTGTATCCCGCAAAAAGATAGCGAAGGCAAAAGTCCTCTGCATACCTTTGAACATATTCTCACCCCTTGGTGTTCATTTTTTGTCTTGCCATTATTCGCCTTTGCCAATGCGGGGGTGTCATTAGGCACGATTAATACGGATATGATCTTCTCCACCCTGCCGTTGGGTATTGCGCTGGGTTTAATTGTGGGCAAACCTCTAGGCGTATTCAGCTTTAGTTATTTTTCGGTCAAACTGGGGATTGCCAAACTGCCGGAAGGTATAAAATGGAAGCAGGTTTTTGCTATCGCAATTTTGTGCGGTATCGGTTTCACTATGTCGATGTTCCTGGCGGGCTTAGCCTTTACCGACGGGCAATCGGACAGCTTAATCAATACCTTGTCAAGATTAGGTATTTTGCTTGGTTCGTCCGTATCGGCAATATTAGGTTATTTATTGCTTAAAAGTACAACCAAATAA
- a CDS encoding transposase: MRRTFSAEYKAEAVKLVTERGYSVSQACRELGVGETALRRWISQVQAEQQGYVLAGSKPISPEQQRIRELENRIKELEEDKAILKKATAILMSLENKNTKSLRR; encoded by the coding sequence ATGAGAAGAACATTTAGCGCAGAATATAAAGCTGAAGCAGTAAAATTAGTGACTGAACGAGGATATTCAGTTTCTCAAGCTTGCCGAGAGTTAGGTGTGGGTGAAACAGCACTTCGTCGCTGGATAAGTCAAGTTCAAGCGGAGCAACAAGGTTACGTTTTAGCTGGTTCAAAGCCAATTAGCCCAGAACAACAACGAATTCGAGAACTTGAAAATCGTATTAAAGAACTTGAAGAAGATAAGGCCATTTTAAAAAAGGCTACAGCGATTTTAATGTCACTCGAAAACAAAAATACCAAGTCATTACGACGTTAA